In a single window of the Streptomyces sp. 846.5 genome:
- a CDS encoding TetR family transcriptional regulator, with the protein MDQFQRARSPEAKRQREAAILDAARALGAEQGIRQVTLTDIAARTGMHKSALLRYFETREQIFLRLTAEGWQEWSIALAARLREIAEPDPAAVAQAFAASLAQRGMFCDLLAQAPLNLERNVSVDAVRDFKLATLAARQSIFAALDERLPALDCGDGLDLIATAVSLAGAFWQIATPGPEIAALYRSDPRLAHAVVEVEPRLARILTATLRGMLLAPA; encoded by the coding sequence ATGGACCAGTTTCAGCGCGCACGCTCACCCGAGGCCAAGCGGCAGCGCGAGGCCGCCATCCTCGACGCGGCCCGGGCGCTGGGGGCCGAGCAGGGCATCAGGCAGGTCACCCTGACGGACATCGCCGCCAGGACGGGGATGCACAAGTCGGCGCTGCTGCGGTACTTCGAGACGCGCGAGCAGATCTTCCTGCGGCTGACGGCCGAAGGCTGGCAGGAGTGGTCCATCGCCCTGGCCGCCAGGCTCCGGGAGATCGCCGAGCCCGATCCGGCGGCTGTGGCTCAGGCCTTCGCGGCCTCGCTCGCGCAGCGCGGAATGTTCTGCGACCTGCTCGCCCAGGCGCCGCTCAACCTGGAGCGCAACGTCTCGGTCGACGCGGTGCGCGACTTCAAACTGGCCACGCTCGCCGCCCGCCAGTCCATCTTCGCGGCGCTCGACGAGCGGCTCCCCGCCCTGGACTGCGGCGACGGCCTCGACCTGATCGCCACCGCGGTCTCCCTCGCCGGTGCGTTCTGGCAGATAGCGACGCCAGGCCCGGAGATCGCCGCGCTCTACCGCAGCGACCCCCGGCTGGCCCACGCCGTCGTCGAGGTCGAACCCCGCCTCGCCCGCATCCTCACCGCGACGCTCAGGGGCATGCTGCTGGCGCCGGCGTAA
- a CDS encoding helix-turn-helix transcriptional regulator — protein sequence MDMDRRQLADFLRKSRHRLQPREADLPQGRYRRTPGLRREEVALLAGMSADYVMRLEQARSPQPSTQILAALARALRLTEDERDHLYLLAGYPPPVGRLAGTHVRPSMLYLLDHLRETPAQLVGDLGDLLAMNALAEALFGCVCTVEGPDRNVVWRWFTDPAVREAYPPEEHDQHSREAVADLRAAVARRGTDEVSAALLRRLRGASAEFCRLWDAHEVGVRRRGRMRVLHPEIGAIVFDSEVLLTPAEDQRLFVFTPPPGSSGLDALDLLALLGPATAHRSHR from the coding sequence ATGGACATGGACCGCCGTCAGCTCGCCGACTTCCTGCGCAAGTCGCGCCACCGGCTTCAGCCCCGCGAGGCCGACCTGCCGCAGGGGCGGTACCGGCGGACGCCGGGGCTGCGGCGGGAGGAGGTCGCGCTGCTCGCCGGGATGTCGGCGGACTACGTGATGCGGCTCGAACAGGCGCGCAGCCCGCAGCCGTCGACGCAGATCCTGGCCGCCCTGGCCCGGGCGCTGCGGCTGACCGAGGACGAGCGGGACCACCTGTACCTGCTGGCGGGCTACCCGCCGCCGGTGGGACGGCTGGCCGGGACGCATGTGCGGCCGAGCATGTTGTACCTGCTGGACCACCTGCGGGAGACCCCTGCCCAGCTGGTCGGGGACCTCGGCGACCTATTGGCGATGAACGCGCTGGCCGAGGCGCTGTTCGGCTGCGTGTGCACGGTCGAGGGGCCGGACCGCAACGTCGTGTGGCGCTGGTTCACCGACCCGGCCGTCCGCGAGGCGTACCCGCCCGAGGAGCACGACCAGCACAGCCGCGAGGCTGTCGCCGATCTGCGCGCGGCCGTCGCCCGCCGGGGTACCGACGAGGTGTCGGCCGCCCTGCTCAGACGGTTGCGCGGAGCGAGCGCGGAGTTCTGCCGGCTCTGGGATGCGCACGAGGTCGGCGTGCGGCGCCGCGGCCGGATGCGGGTACTGCACCCGGAGATCGGCGCGATCGTCTTCGACTCCGAGGTCCTGCTGACCCCGGCCGAGGACCAGCGCCTGTTCGTCTTCACCCCGCCGCCCGGCTCGTCCGGCCTGGACGCACTCGACCTGCTCGCCCTGCTCGGTCCGGCGACGGCGCACCGCAGCCACCGGTGA
- a CDS encoding sensor histidine kinase, whose protein sequence is MKRLTAIASAARHALVQVLTGPDPAPAWRRPSQQQRRAEYAALGAATLALCLVNATQVNQAAADGAQSPPGAWQVLLAIAAVLPLPLAVTYPMAAWRVGWLVLLLSPLLPAAWWGGWPWGPPQVLVMLGVFCLAAVRQRRAAVGWMWSLTLIPWVGWLVKDIPNLHGPAAATAIFTAVAIAVDSVGSRLRTQRALAAQTVRTDTEQARRAVLEERTRIARELHDVVAHHLSLIAVQAETAPYRLGELPESVRAEFSSMSEVAREALTEMRRLLGVLRQDQPAGLAPQPQLAELPTLIDAARRAGVEVELSVPAEFGKVPAGIGVCAYRIVQESLSNASRHAPGAAVTVSVDHDARAVQLRVANGPGSAAARAGRERGCGHGLSGMHERVALLGGSLSAGPTAAGGFLVSAVLPLGETP, encoded by the coding sequence GTGAAACGGCTGACAGCGATCGCGTCGGCGGCCCGGCACGCCCTCGTCCAGGTGCTGACCGGACCCGATCCGGCCCCGGCATGGCGCCGGCCCTCGCAGCAGCAGCGCCGGGCGGAGTACGCCGCGCTGGGCGCGGCGACGCTGGCGCTGTGCCTCGTCAATGCGACCCAGGTGAACCAGGCGGCCGCCGACGGCGCCCAGTCGCCGCCCGGCGCCTGGCAGGTGCTGCTCGCCATCGCGGCGGTGCTGCCGCTGCCGCTCGCGGTGACGTACCCGATGGCGGCCTGGCGGGTCGGATGGCTGGTCCTGCTGCTGTCGCCGCTGCTGCCCGCCGCCTGGTGGGGCGGCTGGCCGTGGGGGCCGCCGCAGGTGCTCGTGATGCTCGGGGTCTTCTGCCTGGCGGCGGTCCGGCAGCGGCGGGCGGCCGTGGGGTGGATGTGGTCGCTCACGCTCATCCCCTGGGTCGGGTGGCTGGTGAAGGACATTCCGAATCTTCACGGCCCGGCTGCCGCAACGGCGATCTTCACCGCCGTGGCGATCGCGGTGGACAGCGTCGGCTCCCGACTGCGCACCCAGCGCGCGCTGGCCGCGCAGACCGTCCGCACCGACACCGAACAGGCGCGGCGCGCGGTGCTCGAAGAGCGCACCCGGATCGCCAGGGAGCTGCACGATGTGGTCGCCCATCACCTGTCGCTGATCGCCGTCCAGGCCGAGACCGCGCCCTATCGACTGGGCGAGCTGCCGGAATCAGTCCGCGCCGAGTTCAGCTCGATGAGCGAGGTGGCCCGCGAGGCGCTGACGGAGATGCGCCGGCTGCTCGGCGTGCTGCGCCAGGACCAGCCGGCCGGGCTCGCGCCGCAGCCGCAGCTGGCCGAACTGCCCACGCTCATCGACGCCGCCCGGCGCGCGGGCGTGGAGGTCGAACTGTCGGTGCCCGCCGAATTCGGCAAGGTGCCCGCCGGCATCGGGGTGTGCGCCTACCGGATCGTGCAGGAGTCGCTGTCCAACGCGAGCCGGCACGCCCCGGGCGCAGCGGTCACGGTGTCGGTGGATCACGACGCACGCGCCGTCCAGCTCCGGGTCGCCAACGGCCCGGGCAGTGCCGCCGCCCGAGCGGGACGAGAGCGCGGATGCGGCCATGGCCTGAGCGGAATGCACGAGCGGGTAGCGCTGCTCGGCGGGTCGCTGTCGGCCGGACCGACAGCGGCCGGCGGCTTCCTGGTGTCCGCAGTGCTCCCACTGGGCGAGACCCCATGA
- a CDS encoding glycoside hydrolase family 27 protein — translation MRSRIPRRIPRRVGRRARGLVAVLTAGAAALAGALLPMPQAQAESNGVGLTPVLGWSSWSYVRYAPTAAVIDAQADAMKSSGLAAIGYQYVNIDDFYYQCPGSQGPAVDQYGRWATDTTKFPSSGSTDGIAVVAAHVHADGLKFGIYVTPGISKQAVAQNTPIQGTSYHADDIATTSSESNYNCGGMVGIDYSKPGAQAFINSWANEFASWGVDYVKIDGVGTGDVGDVTAWSTALQQSGRPIHLELSNNLAIGSAGTWAKYSNGWRTGGDVECYCGSNGSSFPLTDWGNIQQRYAQVAAWQPYGGPGAFNDYDSIEVGNGSNDGLTAPERQSQLSLWAMAASPLILGTDLTHLDATDLGYLKNTAVLAVDQDAIDASRIVSNGNQQVFSKTESDGSVIIGLFNYSGSSSQTVSVNLAAAGITGSPTATDLWTGSSIGTISGTYSVNLGPGAVQLLRTPPGTSTATEYVSTASGRCLDDPNSNTTPGTLQEIWDCHHSPNQEWTYSGGTLRSLGLCLDAYNQGTTSGTNVDLYTCNGQSNQQWNVNADGTITGVQSGLCLDVKGGGASANGTGVELWTCNGGSNQKWTKA, via the coding sequence ATGCGTTCAAGAATCCCCAGGCGAATCCCCAGGCGCGTCGGCCGAAGGGCCCGCGGGCTGGTGGCCGTGCTGACCGCGGGCGCGGCGGCTCTGGCCGGTGCGCTGCTGCCGATGCCGCAGGCCCAGGCCGAGAGCAACGGCGTCGGCCTGACCCCGGTGCTGGGCTGGAGCAGCTGGAGCTATGTCCGCTACGCGCCGACCGCCGCCGTGATCGACGCCCAGGCCGACGCCATGAAGAGCAGCGGGCTGGCGGCCATCGGCTACCAGTACGTCAACATCGACGACTTCTACTACCAGTGCCCCGGCAGCCAGGGCCCGGCGGTGGACCAGTACGGCCGCTGGGCGACCGACACCACCAAGTTCCCCTCCTCGGGCTCCACCGACGGGATCGCCGTGGTCGCCGCCCATGTGCACGCCGACGGGCTGAAGTTCGGGATCTACGTCACCCCGGGCATCTCCAAGCAGGCCGTCGCCCAGAACACCCCCATCCAGGGCACGAGTTACCACGCGGACGACATCGCCACCACGAGCTCCGAGAGCAACTACAACTGCGGCGGCATGGTCGGCATCGACTACAGCAAGCCCGGCGCGCAGGCGTTCATCAACTCCTGGGCCAATGAGTTCGCCTCCTGGGGCGTCGACTACGTCAAGATCGACGGCGTCGGGACCGGCGACGTCGGCGACGTCACGGCCTGGTCGACCGCGCTCCAGCAGAGCGGCCGCCCGATCCACCTGGAGCTGTCCAACAACCTCGCCATCGGCAGCGCGGGCACCTGGGCGAAGTACTCCAACGGCTGGCGCACCGGCGGGGACGTCGAGTGCTACTGCGGCTCGAACGGCAGCAGCTTTCCGCTGACGGACTGGGGCAACATCCAGCAGCGCTACGCCCAGGTCGCGGCGTGGCAGCCCTACGGCGGCCCGGGGGCGTTCAACGACTACGACTCGATCGAGGTCGGCAACGGCTCCAACGACGGGCTGACCGCGCCGGAGCGGCAGTCGCAGCTCAGCCTCTGGGCGATGGCCGCCTCCCCGCTGATCCTGGGCACCGACCTGACCCACCTCGATGCCACCGACCTCGGCTACCTCAAGAACACGGCCGTGCTGGCCGTGGACCAGGACGCCATCGACGCCTCACGGATCGTCAGCAACGGCAACCAGCAGGTGTTCAGCAAGACCGAGTCGGACGGCAGCGTGATCATCGGGCTGTTCAACTACTCCGGCAGCAGCAGCCAGACCGTCAGCGTCAACCTGGCCGCCGCCGGGATCACCGGCTCGCCGACCGCCACCGACCTGTGGACCGGCTCCTCGATCGGCACCATCAGCGGCACCTACAGCGTCAACCTCGGCCCCGGAGCGGTCCAGCTGCTGCGCACCCCGCCCGGCACCAGCACCGCCACCGAGTACGTGAGCACCGCCTCCGGACGCTGCCTTGACGACCCCAACTCCAACACCACCCCGGGCACCCTCCAGGAGATCTGGGACTGCCACCACAGCCCCAACCAGGAGTGGACCTACTCCGGCGGGACGCTGCGCTCGCTCGGCCTGTGCCTGGACGCCTACAACCAGGGCACCACCTCCGGGACCAACGTCGACCTGTACACCTGCAACGGCCAGAGCAACCAGCAGTGGAACGTCAACGCCGACGGCACCATCACCGGCGTCCAGTCCGGCCTGTGCCTGGACGTCAAGGGCGGCGGCGCCAGCGCCAACGGCACCGGCGTCGAACTCTGGACCTGCAACGGCGGCTCCAACCAGAAATGGACGAAGGCCTGA
- a CDS encoding FAD-dependent monooxygenase encodes MDADVVIVGAGPTGLVLACELRLAGVRPVVLERLVEPTGLSKALGLIGRSVDSLDHRGRLDRFRERAAVAFPNSAHFALIPLDAGKVDNLGLRGLFIQQAATEELLNEWARDLGVEIRRGHEVTALRQDDARVSVEVQGPQGPYGLRARYTVGCDGGTSVVRKQAEIGFPGIPPTFLLRLGDVTLEGDLTPRDLPDVRVPLIPLGAGYYRVIVTEPYPADLDRDAPMTLDELRAAIRRANGGADLPISGTRWLSRFTDSSRQAARYRSGRVLLAGDAAHIHLPAGGPGLNTGLQDAFNLGWKLGAVVAGWAPPALLDSYHTERHAEGERVLLHTRAQGALMGAGGDARVAALREVLGQLFQYEQPLRHLLNLMYALDTCHDMGVADPHPLAGRWAPDLTLTTSSGTTGVAELLHPARGVLLDLTGTGAFAGAGSGWKDRVNVVTADCDEPPAAALLIRPDGYVAWAAATDADPVEGLDQALTTWFGAPN; translated from the coding sequence GTGGATGCTGATGTCGTCATCGTCGGAGCCGGTCCGACCGGACTCGTGCTCGCCTGCGAACTGCGACTGGCCGGGGTGCGTCCGGTCGTGCTGGAGCGGCTCGTCGAACCCACCGGCCTGTCCAAGGCGCTCGGCCTGATCGGACGGTCGGTGGACTCGCTCGACCATCGGGGCCGGCTCGACCGGTTCCGGGAACGCGCCGCCGTCGCGTTCCCGAACTCCGCGCACTTCGCCCTCATCCCCCTGGACGCGGGGAAGGTGGACAACCTCGGCCTGCGCGGGCTGTTCATCCAACAGGCGGCCACCGAGGAACTGCTGAACGAATGGGCACGCGACCTCGGCGTGGAGATCAGGCGCGGCCACGAGGTCACCGCGCTGCGGCAGGACGACGCCAGGGTGAGCGTCGAGGTCCAGGGTCCGCAGGGCCCCTACGGGCTCCGGGCCCGTTACACCGTCGGCTGCGACGGCGGCACGAGCGTCGTCCGCAAGCAGGCGGAGATCGGGTTCCCCGGCATCCCGCCCACATTCCTGCTGCGGCTGGGGGACGTCACGCTCGAAGGCGATCTGACGCCTCGGGACCTTCCCGATGTGCGGGTCCCGCTGATCCCGCTCGGAGCGGGGTACTACCGGGTGATCGTCACCGAGCCCTACCCCGCCGACCTGGACCGCGACGCCCCGATGACGCTGGACGAGCTCCGCGCCGCGATCCGCAGGGCGAACGGCGGCGCCGACCTGCCGATCAGCGGCACGCGGTGGCTCTCGCGGTTCACCGACTCCAGCCGCCAGGCGGCGCGGTACCGCAGCGGACGCGTCCTGCTGGCCGGCGACGCAGCCCACATCCACCTGCCCGCCGGCGGACCGGGGCTGAACACCGGTCTGCAGGACGCCTTCAACCTGGGCTGGAAGCTGGGTGCCGTGGTCGCCGGCTGGGCGCCGCCCGCGCTGCTCGACAGCTACCACACCGAGCGGCACGCGGAAGGCGAACGCGTCCTGCTGCACACCCGGGCCCAGGGCGCGCTGATGGGCGCGGGCGGAGACGCCCGGGTCGCCGCCCTCCGTGAGGTCCTCGGGCAGCTGTTCCAGTACGAGCAGCCGCTGCGCCATCTGCTCAACCTGATGTACGCGCTCGACACCTGCCACGACATGGGCGTGGCTGATCCGCACCCCCTGGCCGGCCGGTGGGCACCCGATCTCACCCTCACCACCTCCTCCGGGACCACCGGCGTGGCGGAACTGCTGCACCCTGCCCGGGGCGTCCTGCTCGATCTCACCGGGACGGGTGCCTTCGCCGGCGCCGGGTCCGGCTGGAAGGACCGGGTCAACGTCGTCACCGCCGACTGCGACGAGCCGCCCGCGGCTGCTCTGCTGATCAGGCCCGACGGTTACGTCGCCTGGGCGGCGGCGACGGACGCGGACCCGGTCGAAGGACTTGACCAGGCCCTCACCACCTGGTTCGGCGCCCCGAACTGA
- a CDS encoding MOSC domain-containing protein, translating to MGGAVTAVSSNGQYSFTKPNRASITLLAGLGVEGDIHAGVTVKHRSRVAQDPTQPNLRQVHLIHEELFAEVGGEGFDVTPGDLGENITTSGIDLLALPVGTLLRVGDKAVVEVTGLRNPCLQIDTFQDGLLKQVVGRDKAGNIVRRAGIMGVVRTGGVVRPGDTITAELPDEPHRPLDRV from the coding sequence GTGGGCGGGGCAGTAACGGCGGTCAGCAGCAACGGGCAGTATTCGTTCACCAAGCCCAACCGGGCCAGCATCACCCTGCTTGCCGGGCTCGGCGTGGAGGGAGACATTCACGCCGGCGTCACGGTGAAGCACCGCTCGCGTGTCGCGCAGGACCCCACCCAGCCGAACCTGCGCCAGGTCCACCTCATCCACGAGGAACTCTTCGCCGAGGTCGGCGGGGAGGGGTTCGACGTGACGCCCGGCGATCTGGGCGAGAACATCACCACCAGCGGCATCGATCTGCTCGCCCTGCCCGTCGGGACCCTGCTGCGTGTCGGCGACAAGGCCGTCGTGGAGGTCACCGGCCTGCGCAATCCCTGCCTGCAGATCGACACCTTCCAGGACGGACTGCTGAAGCAGGTCGTCGGCCGGGACAAGGCCGGGAACATCGTGCGCCGGGCCGGAATCATGGGCGTGGTTCGGACGGGCGGCGTGGTCCGCCCCGGCGACACGATCACCGCGGAACTCCCGGACGAGCCCCACCGTCCGCTCGACCGGGTCTGA
- a CDS encoding alpha/beta hydrolase, with protein sequence MTQTQLEAVQYMLRNRPVLDLAADLTEQRRLFDAMRESTPLPKGTTTADGQLGGVPVVLTGSSISSGSSEPVVLYFHGGGYVLGTAATGVALAAGLAARAGGRGISVGYRLAPEHPFPAAVEDALAAYRALLDDGVPPSRIAFAGDSAGGGLAVAALIAARDAGLPLPSAAVAFSPWTDLTLAGASITGRAHDDLILTADILVNAAADYLGSADPRSALASPGLTADLRGLPPLLIQVGSHEILLDDAIALAARAAAFDVAVDVQIGPGLPHVFQRFAGTGRLDQADAAMDAAGDFLQRALALAPEPAIP encoded by the coding sequence ATGACGCAGACACAGCTCGAAGCCGTTCAGTACATGTTGCGCAACCGCCCCGTGCTCGACCTCGCCGCCGACCTGACCGAGCAGCGGCGACTGTTCGACGCGATGCGGGAGTCCACCCCGCTTCCGAAGGGCACCACGACCGCCGACGGCCAACTCGGCGGCGTGCCGGTCGTCCTCACCGGCTCCTCCATTTCCTCCGGTTCCTCGGAGCCGGTCGTCCTGTACTTCCACGGCGGCGGCTACGTGCTCGGCACTGCTGCGACCGGAGTCGCACTCGCGGCGGGCCTGGCGGCCCGCGCGGGAGGACGGGGCATCTCGGTCGGATACCGGCTGGCGCCCGAGCACCCCTTCCCCGCGGCGGTGGAGGACGCGCTGGCCGCCTACCGCGCCCTGCTCGACGACGGAGTGCCGCCGTCGCGGATTGCCTTCGCGGGCGACTCGGCGGGCGGCGGCCTCGCGGTGGCGGCCCTGATCGCCGCGCGGGACGCCGGGCTGCCGCTGCCGTCGGCCGCGGTGGCCTTCTCCCCCTGGACCGACCTCACCCTCGCCGGAGCCTCCATCACCGGCAGGGCCCACGACGACCTCATCCTCACCGCGGACATCCTCGTCAACGCAGCCGCCGACTACCTCGGCTCCGCCGACCCCCGGTCCGCCCTCGCCAGCCCCGGCCTCACGGCCGACCTCCGCGGCCTGCCCCCGCTGCTGATCCAGGTCGGCTCGCACGAGATTCTCCTCGACGACGCGATCGCACTGGCCGCCCGCGCCGCCGCCTTCGACGTCGCGGTCGACGTCCAGATCGGCCCCGGACTCCCGCACGTCTTCCAGCGCTTCGCCGGCACCGGCCGACTGGACCAGGCGGACGCCGCGATGGACGCCGCAGGCGACTTCCTCCAGCGCGCCCTCGCGCTCGCCCCGGAGCCTGCGATTCCCTGA
- a CDS encoding response regulator transcription factor — MSAAGPGSTRCLVADDQAMVREGFAAVLAAQPDLQVVGQAADGAEAVSQARLLSPDVVLMDVRMPVMDGLQAAREILYGATEQDRPRVLMLTTFDLDDYVYEALRAGASGFLLKDATAAELVQAVRVVAGGEALLAPSVTRRLIADFARLPRPDQPPAPALGVLTRRETEVLRLIARGLSNTEISSALVIAEQTTKTYVGRILAKLDLRDRAQAVVAAYETGLVTPGSP; from the coding sequence ATGAGCGCCGCCGGCCCCGGCAGCACGCGCTGCCTGGTCGCGGACGACCAGGCCATGGTGCGCGAGGGCTTCGCCGCGGTGCTCGCCGCCCAGCCGGACCTGCAGGTCGTGGGCCAGGCCGCCGACGGCGCCGAGGCGGTGTCCCAGGCGCGCCTGCTGTCGCCCGACGTCGTGCTCATGGACGTGCGGATGCCGGTCATGGACGGACTCCAGGCCGCCAGGGAGATCCTGTACGGCGCGACGGAGCAGGATCGGCCGCGGGTGCTGATGCTCACCACCTTCGACCTGGACGACTATGTGTACGAGGCGCTGCGGGCCGGGGCCAGCGGCTTCCTGCTCAAGGACGCCACCGCCGCCGAACTGGTGCAGGCGGTCCGGGTGGTAGCCGGCGGTGAGGCGCTGCTCGCCCCGTCGGTGACCCGGCGTCTGATCGCCGACTTCGCCCGGCTGCCACGCCCGGACCAGCCCCCCGCGCCCGCGCTCGGCGTACTCACCCGGCGCGAGACCGAGGTGCTGCGACTGATCGCCCGCGGCCTGTCCAACACCGAGATCAGCAGTGCGCTGGTCATCGCCGAGCAGACCACCAAGACGTACGTCGGCCGGATCCTGGCCAAGCTCGACCTGCGGGACCGGGCCCAGGCCGTCGTGGCCGCGTACGAAACCGGCCTCGTCACACCGGGCTCCCCGTAG
- a CDS encoding ATP-binding cassette domain-containing protein translates to MNIEMTGLTRRFGAVAAVAGVDLQVGPGVFGLLGPNGAGKTSLLRMTATAMSPSSGDLRLLGRDPGRYGPRREIRRRLGYLPQNPGYYPGFTVAEYVEYFALLKEVPPARIRVAVATAIDRVELGDRRKARLRTLSGGMLRRVGIAQAIVNEPELLLFDEPTAGLDPQQRVTFRALLRDLGQRATVVVSTHLVEDVATACARVALMDGGRIVFHGTPDGLAARGEGQDAGDTPIERGYSAVLTQARS, encoded by the coding sequence ATGAACATCGAGATGACCGGCCTGACCCGGCGCTTCGGCGCGGTCGCGGCGGTGGCCGGGGTGGATCTGCAGGTGGGGCCGGGGGTGTTCGGGCTGTTGGGGCCGAACGGCGCGGGCAAGACCTCGCTGCTGCGGATGACGGCGACGGCGATGTCGCCGTCCTCGGGCGACCTGCGGCTGCTCGGCCGTGATCCGGGCCGCTACGGCCCGCGTCGCGAGATCAGGCGCAGACTCGGCTACCTGCCGCAGAACCCCGGCTACTACCCGGGGTTCACCGTGGCCGAGTACGTCGAGTACTTCGCGCTGCTCAAGGAGGTGCCGCCGGCCCGGATCCGTGTCGCCGTCGCGACCGCGATCGACAGGGTCGAACTCGGCGACCGCAGGAAGGCCCGGCTGCGCACCCTGTCCGGCGGCATGCTGCGCCGGGTCGGCATCGCGCAGGCCATCGTCAACGAGCCGGAGCTGCTGCTGTTCGACGAGCCGACCGCGGGCCTCGACCCGCAGCAACGCGTGACGTTCCGTGCGCTGCTGCGGGACCTGGGGCAGCGCGCGACCGTGGTGGTGAGCACCCATCTGGTCGAGGACGTCGCGACCGCCTGCGCCCGGGTCGCGTTGATGGACGGGGGCAGGATCGTCTTCCACGGCACGCCGGACGGCCTCGCGGCCCGCGGCGAGGGACAGGACGCCGGGGACACCCCGATCGAGCGCGGGTACAGCGCCGTCCTCACGCAGGCGCGGTCATGA